The DNA segment GTGACGAGCCCGCGCCCGGCCGCCGCGGGCTCCAGCCAGCAGCCGGCCTCGCACACCCCGCTCGGCGTGTCCCAGGTACGGAAGAGCAGGCCGCCGACGAGCGTCCCGTCCTGCCAGATGCCGTGCAGCGCGCCGGTGTCGGTGGCGCGCTTCTCGCCGTACGACCGCAGGTAGGCGCGGGCGCCGTCCAGGTCGGTCACCACCTCGGGCAGTCCGATGTGCCGCCCGATGAAGGCGCGCCCCCGGTCGATGTTGGCCAGCATCTCCGCGGCGTGCCAGACCTCCAACGGGCGCAGTTCGGCGCCGTCACCCAGGGATATCGCGTACATCGCGCTGTGCTTCCTTCTGCTGTTCGTGGATCCGGTCCCGGCCGGTCCGGTCGTCCGGGACCGGTCCGAGCCTCTCATGCGCGGCGCGGCACTCCGGCGGCTCGATGCTGATCCGCGGCAGCCCGCGGTCCAGCCAGCCGGGCAGCCACCAGTTGGCGGCGCCGAGCAGATGCATCAGGGCGGGTACCAGCAGGGTGCGCAGCACGAAGGC comes from the Streptomyces sp. SUK 48 genome and includes:
- a CDS encoding GNAT family protein, whose amino-acid sequence is MYAISLGDGAELRPLEVWHAAEMLANIDRGRAFIGRHIGLPEVVTDLDGARAYLRSYGEKRATDTGALHGIWQDGTLVGGLLFRTWDTPSGVCEAGCWLEPAAAGRGLVTRGMRLLVDWAFETRGMHRVEWRVATANQPSINVARRLGMTREGVLRENYPHDGERTSTEIWSVLAPEWPTAREGAAQHAH